From Pseudobacteroides sp., one genomic window encodes:
- a CDS encoding tyrosine-protein phosphatase, which produces MIDIHSHIIFSVDDGPSTVKESMRMILEAEKIGIKTIIATPHYNKKYFDIKNAERNFQELVVRMKNCDIELKMGYEVFVDSILSDCIVNKKMFTLNASNYLLFELPFDIYPNNTIDIILKMHLNDIIPIIAHPERYVYFLRNFDMFINLIEAGCMVQLDAGSIIGYHGRRVKAFCKKVLKLGLAHFIASDAHSSEDYISLFLPSYHKVIRWVGTDYADALYRKNQELLLRNETEQNI; this is translated from the coding sequence ATGATTGACATACACAGTCATATCATTTTTAGTGTGGACGATGGACCTTCAACCGTAAAAGAATCGATGCGTATGATACTTGAAGCTGAAAAAATCGGTATCAAAACTATTATTGCTACTCCTCACTATAATAAAAAATACTTTGATATTAAAAATGCTGAAAGAAATTTTCAGGAACTGGTTGTTAGAATGAAAAATTGTGATATCGAACTTAAGATGGGGTATGAGGTTTTTGTGGATTCAATTTTATCAGATTGTATTGTGAATAAAAAAATGTTTACACTAAATGCTTCAAATTATCTTTTGTTTGAGCTGCCTTTTGATATTTATCCCAATAATACAATAGATATTATATTGAAGATGCATCTTAATGATATTATACCTATAATTGCTCATCCTGAAAGGTATGTTTACTTTCTGAGAAATTTCGACATGTTTATAAATCTTATTGAAGCCGGCTGCATGGTACAGCTTGATGCTGGAAGCATTATAGGTTATCACGGAAGAAGGGTCAAGGCTTTCTGCAAAAAAGTTTTAAAGCTTGGATTGGCCCATTTTATCGCTTCTGATGCCCATTCATCCGAGGACTACATTAGCTTGTTTTTGCCTTCCTATCACAAGGTAATAAGGTGGGTGGGTACCGACTATGCTGATGCACTTTACAGAAAAAACCAGGAATTACTTTTGAGAAATGAAACTGAACAAAATATTTGA
- a CDS encoding CpsD/CapB family tyrosine-protein kinase yields the protein MADANNNSIFVMNETVEEAFKVLRANINFCDPENKYKTISITSYSPDEGKSFASTNLSVSMAKSGLKILYVDADIRKPMLFKSLVSRDFKGLSNYLMGHAELNEIINKTEIEGFHFISCGIKTHNPGELICSPKLGELLDMVKDRYNFVIVDTPPLGSVIDGALIASITDASIIVISQNKVKLRNAIMMKDQLEKANANIIGAILNKVSKLDYKNYYGGYDYYGSKGKKISKLLKKQLIKKRDQI from the coding sequence ATGGCAGATGCCAATAATAATTCTATATTTGTAATGAATGAGACAGTTGAAGAAGCTTTTAAGGTATTAAGGGCAAATATCAATTTTTGTGATCCTGAAAATAAGTATAAAACAATTTCTATAACAAGCTATAGTCCTGATGAAGGTAAATCTTTTGCTTCCACAAATCTATCAGTTTCCATGGCAAAATCAGGACTAAAAATTCTTTATGTCGATGCAGACATACGAAAGCCCATGCTTTTTAAAAGCCTTGTCAGTAGAGATTTTAAAGGTCTGTCAAATTATTTGATGGGGCATGCTGAGTTAAATGAAATCATAAATAAGACTGAGATAGAAGGATTCCATTTTATTTCATGCGGAATTAAGACTCATAATCCTGGAGAACTTATATGTTCACCAAAATTAGGCGAGCTTCTTGACATGGTGAAAGATAGATACAACTTTGTTATTGTTGATACACCGCCTTTAGGCAGTGTAATTGACGGAGCTTTAATCGCATCAATTACAGATGCTTCCATTATAGTCATTTCCCAAAACAAGGTCAAGTTAAGGAACGCAATTATGATGAAAGATCAGCTGGAGAAAGCTAATGCAAATATAATAGGTGCAATACTCAATAAAGTAAGTAAGCTTGATTATAAAAACTATTATGGTGGCTATGACTATTATGGCTCTAAAGGGAAAAAAATTAGCAAATTGCTTAAAAAGCAATTGATAAAAAAGAGGGATCAAATATGA
- a CDS encoding YveK family protein, whose amino-acid sequence MNLNQISYLLFKRIKFIIAIPLLVSFITLIASLTLIDPVYKTTTTLYIINKSDAQKSINYDDILTNQQLVKDYRELIKSRNVTKAALEDLNIKDLSHDQLAKKISVSLKTDTRVLQISVEDKNPKKAMDLTNKVSEKFIEKSVSLMSVDNINVVDTAELPKIPEKPKPFTYTVLALFLSLILTLGTIYFLEYFNDRIKSKEDIEEYLSISVLGTIPLVKTNK is encoded by the coding sequence ATGAATTTAAATCAAATTTCTTATTTGCTTTTTAAGAGGATAAAGTTTATAATAGCTATTCCATTGCTGGTATCCTTTATAACTTTAATTGCCAGCCTAACTTTGATAGATCCTGTATATAAGACCACAACAACACTTTATATTATAAACAAGAGTGATGCACAGAAGTCAATAAATTATGATGATATTCTTACAAACCAACAACTGGTAAAAGACTATAGAGAGCTTATAAAAAGCAGAAATGTAACTAAAGCTGCTCTTGAAGACTTGAATATAAAAGATTTGAGTCATGATCAACTGGCAAAAAAAATCAGTGTTAGTCTAAAAACCGATACAAGGGTATTGCAGATTAGTGTTGAAGATAAAAATCCAAAGAAAGCTATGGACCTTACAAATAAAGTTAGTGAAAAATTTATAGAGAAGTCTGTCAGCCTAATGAGTGTTGATAATATAAATGTTGTTGATACTGCTGAACTTCCTAAAATTCCAGAGAAACCAAAACCATTTACATATACAGTACTTGCACTGTTTCTAAGCCTTATACTTACACTTGGTACAATATATTTTCTTGAGTATTTCAACGATAGAATAAAGAGTAAAGAAGACATAGAAGAGTATCTATCAATAAGTGTTTTAGGTACTATACCTCTAGTAAAAACCAATAAGTAA
- a CDS encoding glycoside hydrolase family 9 protein codes for MKKKCLIITLLFVYLASIIPKTASAAGGLNYVDAFAKSILFYEANWCGPDAGNNRIKWRGPCHIEDGKDVGLDLTGGFHDCGDHVKFGLPQCTSASALAWAYYEFKDTFIEKGQDKYMLNIVKHFADYFMKCFPNKTTFYYQLGDGDEDHKFWGPPELQTYTRPAYYAATPSNPGSDVAGSAAATLALTYLNMKDSDPTYAAKCLTYAKDLYAFGQAYRGNSKGQSYYLPRSYYDELMWGGIWLYIATNEQKYMDDIEKLMDEKGLGGDNTYQNHWTNCWDDIFGGVALKMAEVTKKPKYITIVEENLDYWMNTLSKVPGGLSYLDSWGVAKYPAAEAMLALTYYKIKPDQKYLDYAKSQIDFILGKNPNNMSYMVGFGEKYPKFPHHRAASGMLEGPPADEKKVAPERHILYGALVGGPDKSGVYYDDIDKYVYTETGLDYNAGLVGALAGMSKYYGAGQKPEATPGIEGEPDLYYAEAKIYKQDAQSTVIDLNMYNILTAPPRFETGLSFRYFMDLSELVSANVDPTSTKADIYYSPIKGAKYSEVKVFDKAKNIYYIEFSFPNEKLYSRSYIQFALANYSGKWNAANDYSITDLTTTKYTRTDKIAIYKNGVKVAGLEPGETPVPSTSKPTNTPVPSSTLPKTKGYISPDFTYSTSAASKVKAGFKIEVSGDVSIYAITDENGYFEIRNPILNSDTFDLKISKPGYLTRIIQDIPTNKNAIIGTSSSPVDIWAGDITRSGVQDGSINMADVIEIAKAFNSTTDSSKYVAEQDFNADGSINMSDILIIAKHFSMTSSNYPEVIF; via the coding sequence GTGAAGAAAAAATGTTTAATTATCACTCTGCTTTTTGTTTATCTCGCAAGCATAATTCCAAAAACTGCATCTGCAGCAGGTGGCCTTAACTATGTTGACGCATTTGCAAAATCCATTCTTTTCTATGAGGCAAACTGGTGCGGACCTGACGCTGGCAATAACAGAATCAAATGGCGCGGACCTTGCCACATAGAGGATGGTAAGGATGTGGGACTTGATCTGACCGGTGGCTTCCATGACTGCGGTGACCATGTGAAGTTTGGTTTGCCTCAGTGTACTTCTGCTTCTGCATTAGCTTGGGCCTATTATGAGTTCAAGGACACCTTTATCGAAAAGGGGCAGGACAAGTACATGCTTAATATTGTGAAACATTTTGCGGATTATTTTATGAAGTGTTTTCCAAACAAAACAACATTCTATTACCAGTTAGGTGATGGTGACGAAGACCACAAATTCTGGGGTCCTCCGGAGCTTCAAACTTATACCAGGCCTGCATATTATGCTGCAACACCTTCAAACCCTGGCTCTGATGTAGCCGGTTCCGCAGCCGCTACTTTGGCACTTACATATCTCAATATGAAAGACAGCGATCCAACATATGCTGCAAAATGCCTCACATATGCAAAGGATTTGTATGCATTCGGTCAGGCTTACAGAGGTAACAGCAAAGGTCAGAGCTACTATCTTCCAAGAAGCTATTATGATGAACTCATGTGGGGAGGTATATGGCTCTATATTGCTACAAATGAACAGAAATACATGGACGATATAGAAAAGCTCATGGATGAAAAAGGTCTGGGTGGAGACAATACTTACCAAAACCATTGGACAAACTGCTGGGACGATATATTTGGCGGAGTTGCATTAAAGATGGCAGAAGTAACCAAAAAGCCAAAATACATCACAATAGTAGAAGAAAACCTTGATTACTGGATGAATACCCTATCAAAAGTTCCTGGCGGCTTAAGCTATCTTGACAGTTGGGGTGTTGCAAAATACCCTGCAGCAGAAGCTATGCTCGCACTTACATACTATAAAATCAAACCGGATCAGAAATATCTTGACTATGCAAAAAGCCAGATAGACTTCATTCTCGGTAAAAATCCCAACAACATGTCTTACATGGTAGGTTTTGGAGAAAAATATCCTAAATTCCCTCATCACAGGGCGGCAAGCGGTATGCTTGAAGGACCTCCGGCAGATGAAAAGAAGGTTGCACCTGAAAGACATATTCTATATGGTGCTTTGGTAGGAGGACCTGATAAAAGCGGTGTTTATTATGACGATATAGATAAATATGTTTATACCGAAACAGGTCTTGATTACAATGCAGGTCTTGTAGGTGCCCTTGCAGGCATGTCGAAATACTATGGTGCAGGACAAAAGCCTGAGGCAACACCAGGAATAGAAGGCGAGCCTGACCTTTATTATGCTGAAGCAAAGATTTACAAGCAGGATGCTCAAAGTACCGTTATTGATTTAAATATGTATAACATTCTGACTGCACCGCCTAGATTTGAGACAGGTTTATCATTCAGATATTTCATGGACTTATCGGAGTTGGTAAGTGCTAATGTTGACCCAACATCTACAAAAGCGGACATTTATTATTCACCCATAAAGGGAGCTAAGTATTCCGAAGTTAAAGTCTTTGATAAGGCTAAGAATATTTATTACATAGAGTTTTCATTCCCTAATGAAAAGCTATACTCAAGAAGCTACATCCAGTTTGCATTGGCAAATTACAGCGGCAAATGGAATGCAGCAAATGATTACTCTATTACCGATCTCACTACAACCAAATATACTAGGACAGACAAAATAGCAATATACAAGAATGGGGTAAAGGTGGCAGGCCTTGAGCCAGGCGAAACTCCTGTACCAAGTACATCAAAGCCTACAAATACTCCAGTGCCTTCGAGCACTTTACCTAAAACAAAGGGTTATATCTCACCTGATTTCACATATTCAACCTCAGCTGCTTCAAAAGTAAAGGCAGGATTTAAGATAGAAGTTTCGGGTGATGTATCTATATATGCAATAACAGACGAGAATGGATACTTTGAAATAAGGAATCCAATACTGAATTCCGATACATTTGATCTTAAGATTAGTAAACCCGGGTATCTTACAAGGATAATTCAAGACATTCCTACAAATAAAAATGCAATCATCGGTACATCGTCATCACCGGTTGATATTTGGGCAGGTGACATCACAAGAAGCGGAGTACAGGATGGATCAATAAACATGGCTGACGTCATAGAAATAGCAAAAGCCTTCAACTCTACAACTGACTCTTCAAAGTATGTTGCAGAGCAAGACTTTAATGCCGACGGTTCAATAAATATGAGCGATATACTGATAATAGCAAAGCATTTCAGTATGACATCCTCAAATTATCCTGAAGTAATTTTTTAA
- a CDS encoding radical SAM/SPASM domain-containing protein, whose product MSIDYRPITGVWEITMGCNMRCKHCGSSCENRLSGELTTDEALKLCDDLAELGFKWLTLSGGEPTTRKDWDIIAKRLNDNGVIPNMITNGWLIDDEIAKRAKAAGINTIAISLDGLQKTHDFIRREGSYERIMNALDILVANEVNCSVITTVNKMNLGELEEMHKILCEKGIYGWQFQLGLPMGNMVKNSELVAQPHHTDDVINFAYDAMQKGGVDIQLADCMGYFNKKEIEVRKKSDSSDEYDWNGCGAGKYVMGILHNGDIVGCTSIRDRNFIEGNIKETPILDIWNNPEKFAWNRNLTKEMLQGTCQKCQYGNRCHGGCGNTRLTMEGTIYGQNRYCSYNLVVKKAEKQFEGINDIDELMNKARKFAPQNQHQLAEILLSKVLSLDPENEEALSLYGYTSFMLENYKNAVEANEKLLQKDSSNIYANKGYGLSISRLGMVDEGIKYLKKAIELSKGTYLDPYYDLAVVYFENGKPAKAMEALEEGFKVSDEFEKSYRDFYNLLQEQVKEGQA is encoded by the coding sequence ATGAGTATAGATTACAGGCCAATTACAGGTGTGTGGGAGATAACAATGGGATGCAACATGAGGTGCAAGCACTGCGGTTCTTCCTGTGAAAATAGATTAAGCGGAGAGCTTACAACCGACGAGGCCTTAAAGCTTTGTGATGACTTGGCTGAGCTGGGATTTAAGTGGCTTACACTGTCCGGAGGTGAGCCCACAACCAGAAAAGACTGGGATATCATTGCAAAAAGGCTTAATGATAATGGGGTTATACCCAACATGATAACAAACGGCTGGCTGATAGATGATGAGATAGCCAAAAGAGCAAAGGCTGCGGGAATAAACACTATAGCCATAAGCCTTGACGGTCTACAAAAGACTCATGATTTTATCAGGCGTGAGGGTTCATATGAAAGAATAATGAATGCCTTGGACATATTAGTGGCAAATGAAGTAAACTGCTCTGTTATTACGACTGTAAACAAAATGAATCTTGGTGAACTGGAAGAAATGCACAAAATCCTGTGTGAAAAAGGAATATACGGCTGGCAGTTCCAATTGGGGCTTCCTATGGGGAACATGGTCAAAAACAGTGAGCTTGTGGCACAGCCTCATCATACCGATGATGTTATTAATTTCGCCTATGATGCCATGCAAAAGGGTGGCGTGGATATACAACTGGCCGACTGCATGGGGTACTTTAACAAAAAGGAAATTGAAGTAAGGAAAAAATCCGATTCATCCGATGAGTACGACTGGAACGGCTGCGGAGCCGGAAAGTATGTTATGGGAATACTTCATAATGGCGATATAGTGGGATGTACTTCTATAAGAGACAGAAACTTCATAGAAGGAAATATTAAAGAAACACCTATACTTGATATTTGGAACAATCCTGAAAAGTTTGCCTGGAACAGGAATCTTACTAAAGAAATGCTTCAGGGAACCTGCCAAAAGTGCCAGTATGGCAATCGCTGCCACGGTGGATGCGGCAATACAAGGCTTACAATGGAAGGAACAATATACGGGCAAAACAGATACTGTTCCTACAATCTTGTCGTTAAGAAGGCTGAAAAGCAATTTGAGGGTATTAATGACATTGATGAGTTAATGAATAAAGCTCGCAAATTTGCACCACAAAATCAGCACCAGCTTGCGGAAATATTGCTGTCAAAGGTTCTTTCCCTTGACCCTGAAAATGAAGAAGCATTATCATTATACGGATATACTTCCTTTATGCTGGAAAACTACAAAAATGCTGTGGAAGCAAATGAAAAGCTGCTTCAAAAGGACAGCAGCAACATATACGCAAATAAAGGTTACGGACTCTCCATTTCAAGGCTTGGGATGGTTGATGAGGGCATAAAATATCTTAAAAAGGCAATTGAATTGTCAAAAGGTACTTACCTGGACCCATACTATGACCTTGCAGTGGTTTATTTTGAAAACGGAAAACCGGCCAAAGCTATGGAAGCCTTAGAGGAAGGGTTTAAGGTTTCTGATGAGTTTGAAAAGAGCTATCGGGATTTTTACAATCTTCTACAAGAACAGGTTAAGGAAGGACAGGCATGA
- a CDS encoding peptidase domain-containing ABC transporter, which translates to MIFKKILSLTKRYPVVRQHDVTDCGAACLASIVKYYGGNISIARLREYSGTGKEGTTGFGLVKALQRLGFTAKGLKAQLEQLVNEEFPLIAHVIKDNDGKKLEHYVVVYKIDDSSITFMDPAKGVVREKLSLFYDVYTGRVISLKPGDSLDIKTSNNRALFGLIASIVKVLKLSIFIIVLISFVFTGLGILSTYYMKYLFDTVIGEGVFNQLTYVSLFFIGIFFFQLLLGILRSLMVTKLALKIDKELMLSYFKHVLRLPMSFFISRKDGEIISRFMDASKIREAISGITLTLSIDTVLAIAGGVILFMSNRFLFFITLCIMVLYGITVLCFIRPLRKINTLQMESNAHLTSHLVESLNGVETLKSFNALNETDKTAEKNFDDLIKKVYKGSILYSVLTTLTSAINGLGTILILWFGIIEISTGKMSTGDLLAFNALLQYFLTPVKNLIDLSSEIQTAAAASSRLGEILEIEGEKYIDPERSVIPDTLSEDIDIDSITFRYGYKRPVIENLSLHINAGDKVAVVGGSGSGKTTLARLIMNYYLPEKGTIKIGGIDLRNIPLETIRKKIAFISQDVFLLSGTIADNIRLGNPHASMEEVMEASQHANCHEFIEKLPLKYETYIEENGSNLSGGQRQRIAIARAFLLKPDVLIMDEATSNLDTITEEAISNTLDLFDKKVTRIIIAHRLSTIKRCRRIFVLENGRISESGTHEELLLNNGLYKEMFNLL; encoded by the coding sequence ATGATATTTAAGAAAATTTTGAGCTTGACCAAAAGGTACCCTGTAGTTAGGCAGCATGACGTAACAGACTGCGGTGCCGCGTGTCTTGCTTCAATTGTGAAATATTACGGCGGAAATATCTCAATAGCCAGGCTAAGAGAATACTCAGGTACAGGTAAAGAAGGTACAACAGGGTTTGGGCTTGTGAAGGCATTGCAAAGACTTGGGTTTACTGCAAAGGGCCTTAAAGCTCAGCTTGAGCAGTTGGTAAATGAGGAATTTCCGCTGATTGCACATGTGATAAAAGACAATGACGGTAAAAAGCTTGAGCACTATGTTGTGGTTTATAAAATAGATGATAGCAGTATAACTTTCATGGACCCTGCTAAAGGAGTTGTCAGGGAGAAACTTTCCCTTTTTTATGATGTTTATACGGGAAGGGTAATATCCTTAAAGCCGGGAGATAGCCTTGACATAAAAACAAGTAACAACAGGGCTTTATTTGGGTTGATAGCATCCATAGTTAAAGTACTTAAGCTCTCCATTTTTATTATTGTTTTGATATCCTTTGTATTTACAGGGCTTGGAATATTAAGCACCTATTATATGAAGTATTTGTTTGATACGGTTATCGGAGAAGGGGTATTTAATCAGCTTACTTACGTATCCCTTTTCTTTATCGGTATTTTCTTTTTCCAGCTCCTTTTAGGGATATTAAGAAGCCTTATGGTTACCAAATTGGCATTAAAGATAGATAAAGAGCTTATGCTGAGCTATTTTAAGCATGTATTAAGGCTTCCCATGAGCTTTTTTATTTCCAGGAAGGACGGCGAGATAATATCCAGGTTCATGGATGCCTCGAAAATCCGTGAAGCCATATCAGGCATAACCCTCACCCTTTCCATCGACACAGTTCTTGCTATAGCTGGCGGAGTTATTCTGTTTATGTCAAATAGGTTTCTCTTCTTTATAACATTATGCATCATGGTGCTGTATGGAATAACTGTGTTGTGTTTTATAAGGCCCCTAAGAAAAATAAACACGCTTCAGATGGAAAGCAATGCACATCTTACCTCTCATCTTGTTGAGAGCTTAAATGGTGTTGAAACATTAAAGTCATTCAATGCTTTAAATGAGACTGATAAGACTGCGGAAAAAAACTTTGACGATCTCATAAAAAAAGTATATAAAGGCAGCATACTCTACTCTGTGCTGACTACCCTTACATCTGCCATCAATGGTCTTGGTACCATATTGATACTTTGGTTCGGTATTATTGAGATTTCTACAGGAAAGATGTCTACCGGCGATCTTCTTGCCTTTAATGCATTACTCCAATACTTTCTTACCCCTGTCAAAAATCTCATTGACCTGTCATCGGAGATACAAACAGCTGCAGCTGCATCAAGCAGGCTTGGGGAAATATTAGAAATAGAAGGGGAAAAATACATAGACCCTGAAAGAAGTGTAATACCTGACACCTTGTCGGAGGATATTGATATAGACAGCATAACATTTAGATACGGATATAAACGGCCTGTAATAGAAAATCTGTCCCTCCACATAAATGCGGGAGACAAGGTTGCTGTTGTAGGTGGCAGCGGATCGGGAAAAACAACACTTGCAAGGCTGATTATGAATTATTACCTTCCAGAGAAGGGCACAATAAAGATCGGTGGAATTGACTTAAGAAATATACCTTTAGAGACTATCAGGAAAAAAATTGCATTCATATCCCAGGATGTGTTTCTTCTAAGCGGCACAATAGCAGATAATATAAGACTTGGCAATCCTCATGCCTCCATGGAGGAAGTGATGGAAGCGTCTCAACATGCAAACTGTCATGAGTTTATTGAGAAGCTGCCACTAAAGTATGAAACCTACATAGAGGAAAACGGTTCAAACCTTTCAGGTGGTCAAAGGCAGCGAATTGCTATTGCCAGGGCCTTCTTGCTAAAGCCTGATGTTCTAATTATGGATGAGGCCACAAGCAACCTTGACACCATCACCGAAGAGGCCATATCAAATACCCTCGACCTTTTTGATAAAAAGGTTACAAGGATCATAATAGCTCATCGCCTATCTACAATAAAAAGATGCCGGAGAATATTCGTACTTGAAAACGGCAGAATATCCGAATCCGGCACCCATGAAGAACTCCTTTTGAATAACGGGCTATATAAGGAAATGTTTAATTTATTGTAA
- a CDS encoding BNR-4 repeat-containing protein, with translation MFHKKNLFVILLIVSALITGLFVPVNADGAGNSISGYVNSGFTYPVSAAQLILSGTRVEISGTGLWALSDENGYFTIPNVPANANGYVIKFIKTGYLSRSSQSIQLTGSLQLGTESSPIYLWPGDFNGDGSLNMSDIILMAQVFNAVKGDAKYKADYDLNKDNAINMTDLILIAANFNKVSSEYPVIIASYITSIPSGTPTSTYTPTSTYTPTSTNTPAWTPTPTKSPTPTIQNVMPSLVKTEDSLMTYSGLTSVSYGGYLNGESFQQDGIVSYNGYQYSAFWNTNKHVVMCRRKLPNGEWAKFEFTDHPLSAVDAHNTISIGICPQDGTIHLAFDHHGNDLHYRVSVPGLAANPQNFTWNASTFGAVTSSLIPGNKITLVTYPRFITTPSNKLLFEYRYGQSGSGDQYLLEYDGSTKKWTSLGKYIDGISQNNNAYAHGITYDKNGRLHETWCWRETPDATTNHDLMYIYSDDNGRTWKNNAGTTVAVTGSSFVNKNTTGVKVWTINQNRGLINQEAQMVDNNGQIHVLLSHLPDSQADDSNFTNARNKTVYFHYWRDASGVWHRTNTTFPSVLNFRGKLAFSKSNNIYAILPNLRIAAASASSNWSDWKMISTEYQDKFFSDPLVDYGRLREEGNTLTLFCPKPSSPNIYNLTFTIN, from the coding sequence ATGTTTCACAAGAAAAATCTATTTGTTATATTATTGATAGTATCAGCATTAATTACCGGCTTGTTTGTACCTGTAAACGCAGATGGGGCAGGGAACTCCATTTCCGGCTATGTAAACAGCGGTTTTACATACCCTGTATCTGCTGCCCAGCTTATCCTTTCAGGGACCAGAGTAGAAATATCCGGCACAGGGTTATGGGCCTTAAGCGATGAAAATGGCTACTTTACAATTCCTAATGTTCCTGCAAACGCAAACGGCTACGTGATAAAATTTATAAAGACAGGATACCTTTCAAGAAGCTCACAAAGCATTCAGTTAACAGGTAGTTTGCAGCTGGGAACCGAGAGTTCACCGATATACTTATGGCCTGGAGATTTTAATGGCGACGGTTCTTTAAATATGTCGGATATAATACTTATGGCACAGGTATTCAACGCAGTTAAAGGTGATGCGAAGTATAAGGCAGATTATGATTTAAATAAAGATAATGCTATCAACATGACAGACCTGATTCTTATAGCCGCCAATTTTAATAAAGTTTCGTCAGAGTATCCCGTAATAATTGCAAGCTATATAACATCAATACCTTCAGGTACTCCAACTTCAACTTATACTCCAACTTCAACCTACACTCCAACTTCCACAAATACTCCAGCTTGGACTCCGACTCCAACCAAATCACCAACACCTACAATACAAAATGTTATGCCGTCTTTAGTTAAAACAGAAGACTCACTAATGACATATTCAGGGCTTACAAGCGTATCATACGGAGGATATTTAAACGGAGAATCCTTTCAGCAGGATGGAATAGTATCTTACAATGGATACCAGTATTCAGCCTTCTGGAACACAAACAAGCATGTTGTAATGTGCAGAAGGAAATTACCGAACGGCGAGTGGGCAAAATTCGAATTTACAGACCACCCTCTGTCAGCCGTTGACGCACATAACACAATATCTATAGGAATTTGCCCTCAGGACGGAACAATTCACCTTGCTTTTGACCACCACGGCAATGACCTTCACTATCGTGTATCGGTACCAGGCCTTGCTGCAAACCCTCAAAACTTTACATGGAATGCGTCAACTTTCGGTGCAGTTACCAGCAGTCTCATACCTGGTAATAAAATAACACTTGTTACATACCCAAGATTTATAACAACACCGTCCAACAAGCTTCTCTTTGAATACAGATATGGCCAGAGCGGAAGCGGAGACCAGTATCTGTTGGAGTATGACGGATCAACTAAAAAATGGACTTCCTTAGGTAAATATATAGATGGGATATCCCAGAATAATAATGCCTACGCCCATGGCATTACCTATGACAAAAACGGCAGGCTCCATGAAACCTGGTGCTGGCGTGAAACCCCTGATGCAACAACCAACCACGATCTTATGTATATTTATAGTGACGATAACGGCCGTACCTGGAAGAATAATGCCGGAACAACCGTAGCAGTTACCGGTTCAAGTTTTGTGAATAAAAATACGACGGGGGTCAAGGTTTGGACAATTAATCAAAACAGGGGGCTTATCAACCAGGAAGCACAAATGGTGGATAATAACGGGCAGATACATGTTCTTTTATCCCATTTGCCTGATTCCCAGGCTGACGACTCCAATTTTACCAACGCAAGGAACAAGACTGTTTACTTCCATTATTGGAGGGATGCAAGCGGTGTATGGCACCGAACAAACACTACTTTCCCTTCAGTCTTAAACTTCAGAGGCAAGCTGGCATTTTCAAAATCAAACAATATTTACGCAATACTGCCAAATCTTCGAATTGCCGCAGCATCAGCATCGTCAAATTGGAGTGATTGGAAAATGATCAGTACAGAGTATCAGGATAAGTTTTTCTCAGATCCCCTGGTTGATTACGGAAGGCTTAGAGAAGAAGGGAATACATTGACCCTGTTCTGTCCGAAGCCAAGTTCACCCAACATATACAACCTGACTTTTACAATAAATTAA